TAGCTACTTTTGTATATGTAATGTTAGATTGtatatggattaatctataGTTTTTTTGGATTGGAACCGAGCAGGTACGTGACCAATCTTTAAGTAGACTGAAGAGTAAAATCGAGCTAATGTATGCTACCAACGGGTATAAGAAAGTGGTGGTGGTTCCGCATTCAATGGGGGCTATCTATTTCCTTCACTTCCTTAAATGGGTTGAAACACCTCTTCCTGATGGAGGCGGTGGTGGCGGTCCAGGTTGGTGCGCCAAACACGTCAAAGCCATTGTCAACATTGGACCCGCCTTTTTAGGTGTCCCTAAAGCCGTTAGCAATTTGCTTTCTGCTGAGGGCAAAGACATCGCTTACGCCAGGTTAGGTCCATCGACATTTTAAAGTTACTTTAACTTGTTATATGTTAGGAACTTAGGATCATATGAAATGGTATATTCTTTTCAATATCTGAAATATCTTAATGCATTTTTATTGGTCGTGCTTATGGTTCAGATCTTTGGCTCCCGGTCTCTTGGACTCGGAACTTCTCAAGCTACAAACACTCGAACATCTTATGCGGATGTCACATAGCTGGgattcaatattttctttattaccAAAAGGAGGTGAGGCAATCTGGGGCAATCTAGACTCGCATACTAAAGAAGGCCACAGTTGTATTGACTCCAAGAGAAAATTATCACAAAGTAATCTCCATAGACAAAACGACGGCATTAGACCGGAGTCTTGGGTGAAAGAACCCGCAAAGTACGGAAGAATCATAGCATTTGGAAAACGAGCATCTGAAGTGCCATCCTCACAACTAAATACTCTTAACACCAAGGtttatattaacaatttttgCCATGGTCACCTGCCTTTTTCTGGGGTCAATGGACTCTTAACTGTGTTTTACTCTTTCTTTGTCTATGCTTAAACAGGAACTGTCAAGAGGAGACGACTCTTTAAATGACAGCACATCATGTGGAGAGTTTTGGTCAGAGTACAGTGAAATAAGCCGAGAAAGCATAGTTAAAGTAGCAGAAAACACAGCTTACACAGCCACCACTGTTCTTGATCTTCTCCGTTTTATAGCCCCTAAGATGATGAAACGAGCTGAGGCTCATTTCTCACACGGCATTGCTGAGGATCTTGACGATCCTAAGTATGGACACTATAAATACTGGTCCAATCCACTCGAGACCAAGTAAGGTTCAAAACATTTTCCCATTGTCCTTTCTTTATATAGCAAGTAGGCacacatccaaaaaaaaaaaaaagtaattattggTGCCTTGGCTGGCAAGAAAGGTCTAGGTCACAACATTTCTTATATGAATACCTTGTTTTATTCCCCTAACAGATTACCAGATGCACTAGAGATGGAGATGTACTGTCTTTACGGAGTAGGGATTCCGACAGAGAGATCTTACATATACAAGCTCACAACCCCTTCGAGTAAATGCAAGAGCAGCATTCCATTCCGGATAGATGGATCAGTGGACGGAGATGATGACATTTATCTAAAAGGAGGAACTCGGTTTGTGGACGGAGACGAGAGTGTACCAGTGATAAGTGCAGGGTTTATGTGCGCAAAGGGATGGAGAGGGAAAACACGGTTTAACCCGTCAGGGATGGAGACGTTCGTCCGGGAATATAAACACAAGCCGCCCGGAAGTCTACTCGAAAGTCGAGGAACAGAAAGCGGGTCTCATGTAGATATAATGGGTAATGTTGGACTCATTGAAGATGTTTTGAGGATTGCTTCTGGAGCTTCAGGTCAGGAGATTGGTGGCGATAGAGTTTACTCTAATGTGATGAAGATGTCAGAGAGAGTTAGCATTAAGTTGTGATATATGTAACATAATTAGGaatttaaccaatttttttggcctttttaaaaaaatatgtaaataaacgTAAGTTCGTTGTTTCTGCTCAGTGCTCATATTTGTTTTGTCGTggttgaataaaatataacGAAAACCTTGGGAGTAAAATAGTAAGTTTAAAAACTAGGTGGTCTTTtctgtaaattaattatattccaAAGGACTTTTtaagttaaaaaccaaaattgatcGTAAACcggtttaaatattttggatTTGATTCGGGCGATCAGATCATATGCCCTCGTGGCTTAGAGGTGACTCTAGATTTTGGAATACGAACAATTTGAAGACTCTAGAGTCCATCAAACAAACAAGGCGATGTTTTGTTGAGCCTTTAAGATTGATGTGTTTTGGTTGTGTTGCAGTAATGGACGAGGGACGCCAAAAGGACTTGCAGTTGTTGGAGGAGATTATTGATAAAGGTTTAAAACAGAAGCTTGTACACAACTGCTTCAcggtatcttttttttttacttcttttgatGAAATTATAATTTGAGTAAATGTATGTAGGATATTAGGTTAGCATACAAAAGACTATAAACCATTTAACTGATGGTCAACCTTGAGAAAAATGGTGTGAATAGTCTCAAACATGGGGCTCTACTAATTTTGCTTGTAACCTGGACTTTTTGTTGGGGCTTTTCTGACTCTcctgttgatgattttgattgtcTGATTGTATTTCTCTGGTTTCTCAGCTGTGGATGctgattgatttggttttgtgttgttatttattttgaatgGTGTGAATAGTCTCAAAACAATGGTCAACTTGGTTCAGAAGTTTACATGCAAGCTGAAGTGTACGTCGCTTTATAGCTTTTGAtcctttcttttaatattagtCAACTCATTATCTGGGAAATGTCATACACTGTGTCTCCATGTGCAGCTTAATGCATTTTGGCAAGAGCACAATCTCTTCTGCcttcaataaacattttaagAACTTTCAGTATGTTCAATATGTTAGATGCTAGAAAATGTTGAGATTACTGCGGATTAAAACTGGATAGGATTCCTACCAGGTTTGCTTTAATTTCTGATTTCGTTTACACCTTATGTCTATTTGTATTCAGGCCAGATACGCGGCACATATTCATGGATATATAGGACTCGGCTTTTATGTAGAATTCACTATATGTATGAGAAACAATAAATAATGCATTTTTTTAAACTACATTTATCAACCTTTTCTACAATGAGTTATAGAGGCAATCGGAAAATTCTCAATCGAGTTAATGATCACCAAAATTCTTAAAACATATTATCCaacattcaaatatatattttttccttattccgtgaaaaataattttatatgttttgtaatgCTTTTTCTAtagcaataataatataattaaaaaaaaatagtgactgaaaatataaataattatatgaaatatttttgatttatagTTTTGCAAAAATGTCAATGTACAAGAGTTTCGCATACATAATTGTGTGGCAGTGAGATAATTCAAGGTAACACTTGTAGATAATTCAAAGTTCCTATTTATCATTCAATGagggaagtttttttttattacatagTTTATATTCATCTAGTTAATAGTCACATGAAATTTGGAAAACACCAGAGGATgatgctaaattttaaaaattaccattttttaatctatatctTTGTAGTTATCTTTCCTATGGCTTGCTATGGCTTGAATCATGATTCTCTTCACTTTATccttataaaatgttttagtaatgttgacaaaaaaatacaaaagtatgtatttttttttgccttttttcaaaataatatcaatatcttgttttcttattattttccgTGAGGTTATTAAATCCACAAAGATTGTTAGAATCATTTTTAACTGTCCATGAGGAGAATCTCCTTCCTGTCAATGAGGAAGATAACAACGTTGAGCTCTACCACAAGTCACAACGTGAGGAGAACCAAGAGGAGAATCCCAATGAGGAGGATAACAATGCTGAACTCTACAACTACGTGCAGAACCAAGAGGAGAATCCACTTGATGTCAATGAGGAAGATAACAACGCTGAGTTCTACAACAACGTGCAGAACCAAGAGcaggtaaaattaaaattttcattcacTCACTCTTATTGATgtttttgattgatgattctgactattcttttatctttcaaatGTAGGTCAACGTTGTGTAAGTTTAGAAGAGAAAAGATATAGCTTATGTAACGAGTAACGATTGAGAGTAAATTGGTGTATGAAGTGTAGAGTTTAGATCGGAAGAGAATAGTgtagtgtagaagaagaattcttaCTTCCTACTTGATTTGGATCCtaggtaaaaaataaatatagacaATTACAAACAGAATATTCTATACAAGATGCTATGCACAATTACACATAGTGAAAGTGACATCTCCTCTTAAGTTAAACTTGTCATCTTTTGTTTGACTTAAGCTCCCACTTGTCCCTAACTCGCCAACGGCTCTTTGGAGAAGGATCTGGATGTTCCACGACCGTTGGAGGCTTCTCTTCATGGACTGGACTCGTAGACATTCTaaatggtacggacggcccatcTTGATCAATTTACGGACGTACGGACATGGGGTGTGAGTTCTCATACGTTGGAGGTGAAGAGGAGGAGAATCCCCTTGCTATCAATGAGGATAACAACGCTGATAAAATGTGCAGAACCATATGCAGAACAATGTTTTTCCATacctttgctctgttttttttctttctccaaatGCTGCTGTTCAAAGTTCTGTTTGTTGCCTTATATTTCTGTTTGCTTCTGGGTGAATCCAAGAAACACATGGTTGTATTATCGTATATGATGAAATGAGTTGTGTGGTAGAATGCATTATAGTGACTAAAAGTGGATTTACTATATAAATggtggttttttgttttttacaggCAACTAGAAGAGTTTACTGGTGTTATTATGCAGATCAAAGGTCGCATCAAACTGGTAAGTTCAAGGTCTTATCTTGTTTTCTAATTTGTAGTTCATTTGTCTTTATGAGGTTGGGATTTGACTAGAAACCTACTGCGTAGTTACCATTTGGGTAGTGATTATGCTAATGGTTGTGTATATTTGCAGGCTCATTACCAGATTCAGCAAACCTACTGAAAAGCCTCCTTCATCCCGGCAACGTGCGTTTTAGTACTACCAACTACCAAGCTTAACCTTTTCTCTCCAATGGAGACAGACACATTAATTTAAGCAATTAAGATTAGATGATTGTTGTCGTATAGTGGACCAAATTGTTAGATCAGTCATCTATTCAAGATGATCAGGTGTAGATTAAGTAGaatgttctttcttttgatgAAGTAGAGAATGAGAGTTAGCAAACTGCGTGGATCCTCAATGAACCCACAATTTGTGTCCCCATATACTCACCACATTCAAACGTTAACTGTTCTGagcaacaaaattttgaagCTTCCCCTCAAccagcaaaacaaaacacacaagtCTAAATCTTCTATTCGGAAAAAAGCCAAATGTCAAACAAGAAACCCAAGACAAGCCGAACAAATAACTTTGGGGGCAGTTTTATCATTTTAATGTGCGAATATCCCGACCACATTGACGTCCTTCTCTTGTTGTCCCCTTCTGTTCAGAGCCATCAATGGCGATATTACCTACACCAGCCTCCATAGCTTCCCTTTcgtccttttccttttctctgttctcagttactgcttcttcttcttctccttttggtGCTTGCGGTTTCATTGCCGGTTCCAGTAATCTTGGGCCTGGACTGAACCATGGGTGTGTTAGGCATTGGGCGGCTGTCGGTCTCTTCTCAGGCACAAATTCAAGAATCGGGATTAAGAAATCTGCCATGGCTTTTGCGTCCTGCTCGCTGAAATCATACTTCTCCTTTAAGACTTTGCTGATTGGCCAAAACCGCAACCGCCGGATGTGCCTTAGTTCACCTAGTCGGTTGAAGTAATCCCGCGAGTATCGACCGCCTAATGCAATCTACAATTGAAAACAACATAACTCATCGAAAGAAATTTGGCTCTACTGTTTATCCGAGTATCAACCATCAGAATTTGCAGTCAAatggaaccaaaaaaactaaaatccaacTTTAGAAAGGATTCGATACTAGATACATATACATGCGATCTTATACGGTCACAACACTACTTAAATTTAGAAAGGATTCAATACTAGATATGTATATTTGTTCATGCGAACTTAGATGGTCACAACACTACAACTATATTTATCAGCTTTACCTTTCGTGGCATCATCCCGAGAAGCTCCATCATCAATGCCAGGTGATCCTGAAAGAAAAGCAACCAGTTTAAGACTGCACATAAGAATAATACAGCTTAGCTTCATACAAAACGGCTAAGAAAGTGAATATATAAGAAGGTACCTCATCCCGGTCATAGTTTTCACCACTGTGAGGATCAAATAGGACATCTCCAGTGGCCAGCTCCAAACAAATACAAGCAAAGGACCACATATCTGCTGAGGTTGAGTATTTTGATCCAAGAACAACCTCTGGACATCGGTACTGTCTTGTCTGAATATCGCTTGTGAACTGTTTATACGTCCAACAAGCATTCCCAAAATCTACTAATTTGCATTTGCACTCTATATCACTCAGTAATTTATGCCTCGTGGATCGGCTTCCTCTCCTATTACCCTGACTATTCTTTTTGTTAGCCTTCTCTCtggcttcttcatcttccattaATCTTGTGGAACTTCCTTCTGACCTCTCCTCTGTGGAATTGCCATTTGTTCTTGCTTCTGAGTTAGAAATTCTTTCATGTTCTTCTGAAGCTTCCTCTCCACCACAACCCTGAACTACCACCTTCTTAGCCTTCTTACGGATCTTCTTTTTCTGATTCTTTGTCAAATCGCCATCGTATGTATAACTCTTAGTTTCACGTTTAGCAGCTGACTCAGAAACAACTTTTTCCTTGGTGGATGGCTGAACAAGTGGAACACCTGATCTCCTAGCATCTCTTGATGGATCAATAGTGGACAACAGTAAAACATTCTCCGGCTTTAAATCAGTATGAATTATAGAGAGCTCACGGTGAAGGTAATCCaacccaaccaaaatatgaaaacagaGCTCTTTAACCTTGTGGAGAGGGACCCCTCGGTAATCACTGTACTTGATAACGGACAACAAGTTATCTCCCAAGTACTCAAAGACCATACAAACATGTTTCCCATTAGGACCCGAATGCTTGAAATGATCCAGTAGCTTTACAACACATTTCTTATCACCAGGGTCACTTTCAGCAATCTGTTTCAAGATCTTGATCTCATCCATGGCTGCCTCTGTGTAGTGCTGAGCGCTCTTCTGGACTTTCAAAGCTACATAACGCTacaaacaatatattttcttgCGTGGTCAACGCTTTGAAATGAAATTAAAGCAAGGTCCTCCagctcaaaaccaaacaagtataAGATACTACATGTGTTTCTCAGGGATCTGAAACTAACACTTAAGAACTCAATCTGACAAGCTGGCTCATGCACATTATATAGGTAAACCATAACCTCCCTCAACCACATTACCGAAACAGAGCATATAAAGTCTATACAGTACTGAGAAACATAACAAAGCAAtcattttgttcttcttcttttcacaCCCTATGTTAGGTTCCTTAGGAAACAAAAACGAAGAGggtaaaaaaggaaacatacCGAACCATGAGTGTCCCAAGCAAGCCAAACAGTAGAGAAATGACCCCAACCAAGCTTACTCTGAATCACATAAACTCCATTCTTAAAAGTATCACCAACTCTCACCGCATGGTACCCTCCTTTCCTGTAATCCTCCGTTCCTTCGTCCTCCGACGAGTACTCACTCTCGTCACCCACACGTCCGCCGTTTTTATCCTCCGCCGCCATTTCCGGAACTTCACAAAAAGGGGCAATCCCGGAGACCCAGAACCACCTCGATTCTAGGAAAAAGTTTCGAAATTGGGAGAATCCCAATTGAGAAGACCAAGCGATTTCGAAGCTTAACCCTACAAATTGATGATTCAATACAAAATCAGACTGAAACGAAAGATGATGATTCTGGAATCTGATTTGGTGAATCAATCGAATTTGTTCAATGTGATGATTGGGGAATTTTGAAAagtctcgagagagagagagagagagagagagagagagagagagagagagagagagatcggtTGGGTGGTGTGTCTCCTTGGTTGGTTTGGTAGttacaaattagggttttctacTCACTTTAGATTCAAGATAAACCGGTTTTAATTGGACCCGGTTTAACGGTAAAACCAGAAAAACGATTTGTCAAAATAACTGGGAAATGGGAAGTACATttgtcaaaataatttaattatgtcaaattccaattaataaattattaattgggaagtagtTGATTGtcaaatgtaattaaaaatccataagaaataaaaaatcgtTTTCTCTCTCGACCCTTTTCTCTTAAAAACCGTAGATCTTTAGCCATTGTCGTCTGAGTTTTGTTTGCCTCTTCGTCGTTTGGGGCTTCGTCGATGGTGTAAGAGGGCTCTGCTCTCCttctttgcttttattttcCAGTTGTAGTAGTAGGGTGATTCGATCTCTTCCCCTCCGGATGTGTTGAGGAGTGGCTCAACTGTTGCATCGTGATGGTGCGGCGGCTGACGCTACGGAGTGAGATCTCGGCTCTTTTTTCCTCTCCGGCGGCTGATGGTGGTGGTTCGAAGCTGCTCCGGGCGGCATTCTATGTAGCTTCAGGATTCAGATCTGGGTCTTGGGTCGTGTTTCCTGCTACACCGAACCTCTATGCCGGAGATCCTAGTTGTCCGGAGGTTAACGGTTGAGTTGGGTTTTTTTTGAGTCTACCAGTTATTAGGGAGGATTCTGTTTTCATCGGTGGCCGAGATTTGAGGACATCCTTAAAGTCGCGTTCTTGAGAGCTTCCTCAATTTTCTGGTTTCAGTCCGGCTAAGAAGCGAGACAACAAGGAAAATGCGACGTGGCCAATCCGGAAATGCACCGTGAAGTGAAGCTATGCTAATCTTTGCTCCAATTTCTTATCTTTAGTTGATTACATTCTGGATTTGCGAGAGTAATTCGGAGAAGCCTTTGCTCTTGCTGGTATTGTTTCGCATCTCTTGGTCGGGTCAGTCGGATGTATTGTCCGTTTTTGGCTTAGGACCAGAACAATGAAAGCCATAAATACCAAGCTAATCTGATGTTGCGCCTCTGGGTGTTGATGCTATTGGGACAAGTTCTACTCGCCGATCATATGGTACTAATAGCTTggatttgaattaatttttagtgTAAGATTTGGTCTTCTCTGTGTTAGTAGTTGTTCTTGTGTCATAGGACTTATTTAgatggtttaagagatgatttcacacCGAGTTGtggtgtgttatctatctcgttgtggtaaaaaaatgttttgtttctcgGTTAGGTAGCGTTGGATCCGCTAGTGATTCAGGGTGGTACTAGATCGACTCATTGCATTTGGTCCAATTCTTTGGAGGGGATGTTAAGTACCTTTGATTTGGATGTATTATCTTGGTTAATGAATAAttgatgttgagccaaaaaaaaaaaaaaaaaaaattgggaagtacatttgtctttttgttttcccaTAAGTGTTGCAAAGGTTACAACAGTGGAAAACTCCACTTATAGAACTCGATATGCTAATGAACATTACAATATTGGATTATCCAACAAAGATTGATCATCTCCTTTTCATCTGCTCAAAAGTAAACATCTTCATGATCTTTCAAGTTCTGCTTCAGCCTTCAGACTTAGAACTACAACCTTGGCTGCTTTAAGCGGAACATTTGAAACAACAGATCACACTAACAAGGAACTCAAAGAAAGAGAACATCCAGCAGAAAATtccaacacaaaataaaaagactaaGAGGGAAAAAACTGAATCTCTCACTTAACCCCCATCCCAGGAACCTTTACACTTAACGCACAACCCGGTGGAGACATGAGTGCAATCCAATTCATCCGAAACTTCTTCAAGACCCTCAATCACTGAGATGCTAAAGCTTGAAAGAAAATAACCACAAAGCAAACCAAAGATCGAGTACTAAGAATTTACGACCCAACTAACAAAATATTGGCCCAAAGTAAAGAAACAACTGGCCTTATTAAAACACATAGGTGTCCCAGAGGACAGATAAGGTCAACCGATGATAGCATGAGTAATTTAAACACGTGCACCCTGCACTGCATTCAAGCCACATGTAAGCATATCCTTCACTTAATGATGACTCTTTGGATTCGCTCGGGAAGAAGATTTCGACCGCCGGTGATTGACGTCGGAGAAATATCCGACCATCAGTAACCGAAGTGAATTTACccaagaaaaacatttattcAATTCGTAGACATCTCGACTTCATCATGAATCAGTGAAGAAATCTTAATCTGAATGAGATTTAGAGGAAATTTTATTCCAGTAAACCGCCGAGCAAAACCCAACAACTTCaattcccttttttttatttctcttctcTAAATCGGTAGGTATCAAAGACCACCGCATCTACATCTTATTTCTAAACAGATGAAGATGTCCATCGCTAAATTTGGAAACACCGAAGTCAGGCGGACATGACCTACATAGATGCATAACTTTGCTTGCACTTTCTCTAgacttttctattttatcttcATGCCAAATATCACCATAACCACCTTGCCCACATCAGAAACCCAAAGTTGTACACACCggaataacaaaaactaaaacacgACAACGGTATAGCCGTAACGTAAGCCGACCAACTTCTGTTAAGTGAACCGCAAGCTGCCGGAAGGAGAGCCGGCCAAGTCCTGTTGAAAGAACCAGAAACTGCCGGACGGAGAGCCAGCCAAACTCTGTTAAATGAACCAGAAGTTTCTGGAAGGATAGCCGACAATCTCCGCTACTGAAGCCGGAGATGCCATACCAAAACCCCAACTAAATCGGAAAAGATAATAATCAACGGCAACAAAGTCACCGTGATAGGACCCGGACAGCGCCAGAGAGAAACTAAAGCTAGCCATCGTCACGAGAACCGATCGATGCTAGACCAAGGCCATCCAACCACCGCTAAATAAGCCGATAGCTGACGGATGAGTGCCGGAATATAAACCGGACGgctaaaaaagaagaacaaagaactctctctctctaaaggatttgagagagagaagagagagagcggGAAGTACATttctcaaaataaattttttatatttacataattaaactttTGTCATTAGTATAAATATCATAACTTgaagttattatttataatataatcgtattttaaattagtatctaaaaaacaaagttttaataATTGTAAAAGAAATGAGTATtccataatttaaatattcgaaatatttttaacttgctaaaaaaaatatttttacagaCATGTTATGGACCGAATTAGAGTTTAcagaaatataattatataattatttatggATTGGTCtactaaaatacacaaaaaaatttattctgttaccaaacacaaaaaaatataacataatttctctaaaattatagaatctcaatattaatcaaaacatatcaaacaattacaaaaatacaacttatatatttttttcataattaaaaaaaataactacaacatatatttttcttagtaatttaaaaaattattccgTGGTATACCGCATGTTAAAGTCTAGTACTACAATATAATGTACTTGATtgtgtttcaaattttttaatttcaatgttAAAGTCTAGtactataataaaaatgtacctcattgtatttcaatttttttaatttcaatgtaAGTCTTCGAAACGAGATAGCTTTAGGctccaataaaacaaaatacatatgtgATCCTTGTGATCATTTAATTAACCTTCAATCATTCATTTCTAAATATTagttaaaataaatgtttattcGGTTGATGATTTATTGTTggatttctaaatttaaaatatattttaaatagatttgaaaGTAAAACTGAAAAGAATTCAAATCCGTAAATAAACCATGTTATGTCAAGATACATATGTTTCTATTTTcgaaatatattaaattttatgaatcATATGTAAATTAGATTTACAAATCAATGAGagctaataatattttttaatttggatgaGAATGACCGTTGTCACTAAGTGACTCACTACACATGCTTATTTTTCAACCTAGTCTACAGCGGGTCGAAAACTTCACGTTACGTTGACCCAATCTGTCAACTACTAAACCTTGTAACGTTGATAATTAATTAGGTAATTAGTGATACAGTCTAGGGCTTTACATTCTATTAATGTAAAACTTCTAATATAATTAACACAAGACTTTGATTATACTTAACAAATAGGAAACACTAAATAGGCACGTTTTCGGGATGCAAAAATTGGAAAACAAGTCAACACCAATCGCCTGCTTCCACAAAAGCTACGGGTCAATAATTTGTTCTCCTAAAGTGTTTGAATATTATATAACtacacaaatataattatatacgcatctatataaataatatccaGTGAGAAATATTGTATATACTGCCAGTAAGCATGGCCAGTTTctactaatattatttaaaaagtacATTTGAATTTGTGCTTCAGAAATTTTCATGTGATGCCATTGTAAAAGATGTCATATATCTAAAAGATAACTTAAATCACCTcagtaaaaataattatattgaacGATGTATACgtaattttttaaatgtatatatttttagtttattttaaatagaaatgtaaatttactttttatatgGAAGCAACATATTTTTAGACTCTGAATACAACTTCACAAATTCGGCACGATGCGATGGAGAAAACATATGAGCTTGTGATAGAGAAAACACAAGAAACGCTTCCTCAATTAACCAAAGCCAAACCCGGAATGCAATACATCATTGTGCTTCGAAGAAACTGATTTCATGATATATGTAGATATGTGAAATGAAATAAGTCTGAGATTCTAATAATGTGATTACAATTATGTGTGTTTATATGTGTGAATGTGTTGTGTTCGTATCATTTGAACAATCCCTTTCATTTATGTGTATCATATGCTACACATATTACTTTGAAATATCAGTCACTATTGTTTTCCCAAAATGTCTTTCCATTAGATAACTACAGTATACAACTAATGGACTACTATGTCTCTTTATACTGTCAGTTATACACTTGCAAAGGCTGGCCCAAAGGAGGCTAATCCAAAGGGTCAAGTGATGAACTCAAAAAGTATAGGAAGTTTGGTATGTTTGTTGAACTCAACAACTATTATTTAAATGGTTCCTtcttccaaaagaaaaacagatgaATATGATTAATTAGGAGCAAAATATGGAAAACATgatcagaaaatatatatttatatattgcatACAAATATGCAACATGTTACATCAGTATTAGACATGCATGTGCATAcacataacaaataaaacaaacaccACTTAAGGTAAAACAGTAAATGCTACAACACTGCTAATAGCCGCTGCAATTGCTCCGACCACAAATCCTGGTAAGTTTCCACCTCCAAATAATGCATCAACAGGACCAGCTCCAAACGATACAATCATTTGTGGTATCACGATTGCCATATTTAATACTCCTAGAGAAAGTCCTGTAGAGAtgacattaaaataaaaaaaaattccttatTAA
The sequence above is drawn from the Camelina sativa cultivar DH55 chromosome 4, Cs, whole genome shotgun sequence genome and encodes:
- the LOC104780334 gene encoding putative phospholipid:diacylglycerol acyltransferase 2; the protein is MPPLLRFRKLSFSEDTVNPTAKQQTTTEKPKRRRAGRCSCVDSCCWAIGYLCTAWWLLLFLYHSVPVPAMLQARESPGTRLSRDGVKALHPMILVPGIVTGGLELWEGRPCAEGLFRKRLWGASFTEILRRPLCWLEHLSLDSETGLDPPGIRVRAVPGLVAADYFVPCYFAWAVLIENLAKIGYEGKNLHMASYDWRLSFHNTEVRDQSLSRLKSKIELMYATNGYKKVVVVPHSMGAIYFLHFLKWVETPLPDGGGGGGPGWCAKHVKAIVNIGPAFLGVPKAVSNLLSAEGKDIAYARSLAPGLLDSELLKLQTLEHLMRMSHSWDSIFSLLPKGGEAIWGNLDSHTKEGHSCIDSKRKLSQSNLHRQNDGIRPESWVKEPAKYGRIIAFGKRASEVPSSQLNTLNTKELSRGDDSLNDSTSCGEFWSEYSEISRESIVKVAENTAYTATTVLDLLRFIAPKMMKRAEAHFSHGIAEDLDDPKYGHYKYWSNPLETKLPDALEMEMYCLYGVGIPTERSYIYKLTTPSSKCKSSIPFRIDGSVDGDDDIYLKGGTRFVDGDESVPVISAGFMCAKGWRGKTRFNPSGMETFVREYKHKPPGSLLESRGTESGSHVDIMGNVGLIEDVLRIASGASGQEIGGDRVYSNVMKMSERVSIKL
- the LOC104780335 gene encoding serine/threonine-protein kinase SRPK isoform X2 produces the protein MDEIKILKQIAESDPGDKKCVVKLLDHFKHSGPNGKHVCMVFEYLGDNLLSVIKYSDYRGVPLHKVKELCFHILVGLDYLHRELSIIHTDLKPENVLLLSTIDPSRDARRSGVPLVQPSTKEKVVSESAAKRETKSYTYDGDLTKNQKKKIRKKAKKVVVQGCGGEEASEEHERISNSEARTNGNSTEERSEGSSTRLMEDEEAREKANKKNSQGNRRGSRSTRHKLLSDIECKCKLVDFGNACWTYKQFTSDIQTRQYRCPEVVLGSKYSTSADMWSFACICLELATGDVLFDPHSGENYDRDEDHLALMMELLGMMPRKIALGGRYSRDYFNRLGELRHIRRLRFWPISKVLKEKYDFSEQDAKAMADFLIPILEFVPEKRPTAAQCLTHPWFSPGPRLLEPAMKPQAPKGEEEEAVTENREKEKDEREAMEAGVGNIAIDGSEQKGTTREGRQCGRDIRTLK
- the LOC104780335 gene encoding serine/threonine-protein kinase SRPK isoform X1 codes for the protein MAAEDKNGGRVGDESEYSSEDEGTEDYRKGGYHAVRVGDTFKNGVYVIQSKLGWGHFSTVWLAWDTHGSRYVALKVQKSAQHYTEAAMDEIKILKQIAESDPGDKKCVVKLLDHFKHSGPNGKHVCMVFEYLGDNLLSVIKYSDYRGVPLHKVKELCFHILVGLDYLHRELSIIHTDLKPENVLLLSTIDPSRDARRSGVPLVQPSTKEKVVSESAAKRETKSYTYDGDLTKNQKKKIRKKAKKVVVQGCGGEEASEEHERISNSEARTNGNSTEERSEGSSTRLMEDEEAREKANKKNSQGNRRGSRSTRHKLLSDIECKCKLVDFGNACWTYKQFTSDIQTRQYRCPEVVLGSKYSTSADMWSFACICLELATGDVLFDPHSGENYDRDEDHLALMMELLGMMPRKIALGGRYSRDYFNRLGELRHIRRLRFWPISKVLKEKYDFSEQDAKAMADFLIPILEFVPEKRPTAAQCLTHPWFSPGPRLLEPAMKPQAPKGEEEEAVTENREKEKDEREAMEAGVGNIAIDGSEQKGTTREGRQCGRDIRTLK